One Huiozyma naganishii CBS 8797 chromosome 4, complete genome genomic region harbors:
- the MET30 gene encoding ubiquitin-binding SDF ubiquitin ligase complex subunit MET30 (similar to Saccharomyces cerevisiae MET30 (YIL046W); ancestral locus Anc_7.231), whose product MVMVSSGDVSEDSAGIGRKRFGVDEVESVDDLSVPSRKRQALSVLDDTNKSTVPGTVSPPAFNFNRFCYRHDPDIQHSLTHTSCYKQDLKRVKKINDRISKLPIQEQSEIHHIISKFNNSNDRLRTLILDGLLNSCCFPQLSYVSSELKDMIKIDFISILPQELSLKILSYLDCQSLCQATKVCRRWKVLADDDRVWYHMCQQHIDRKCPNCGWGLPLLHMKNRAKAIKGKQQKQVEEDSQEAEKQMNPWKIIYRDRFKVELNWRKGKCMVKEFKGHMDGILSMKFNFRFLFTGSYDGTVAIWDLFTGKLIRRLNGHQDGVKTLFFDGQKLITGSLDKTIRVWNYMTGECISTYRGHTNSVMSVDSFKKIIVSGSADKTVKVWHVESRTCYTLRGHSEWVNCVKLHPKSFCCFSCSDDTTIRMWDIRTNTCLKVFTGHVGQVQKVIPLTILDIENLVMDSNSADDETVTGVDESVNEETPPLVVGSQLDGTIPYPTHLLSCSLDNTIKLWEVKSGKCIRTQFGHVEGVWDIAADNFRIVSGSHDGSIKIWDLQSGRCMHTFHGKNLQKEGMVASSSGDVGGENPTTTTAEGTTPASPATAAQTTTTTNGTSNTAAAKISPIACVDIGDSEFFSGDELGYVKMYKFDYDDNPQLG is encoded by the coding sequence ATGGTCATGGTGAGCTCCGGAGATGTTTCTGAGGATAGTGCCGGGATAGGCAGGAAACGATTTGGTGTAGATGAAGTTGAATCTGTGGATGATTTGAGTGTACCTTCGCGGAAGAGACAAGCATTGTCGGTGTTAGATGATACTAACAAAAGCACAGTGCCGGGGACAGTATCACCACCGGCTTTTAATTTCAACAGGTTTTGTTATCGCCACGATCCAGATATTCAGCATTCTCTCACGCACACTTCGTGTTACAAGCAGGACTTGAAGAGagtgaagaagatcaacgaTAGGATATCGAAGTTGCCCATCCAGGAGCAAAGTGAAATTCATCACATCATATCGAAATTCAATAACTCCAATGACAGATTGCGAACATTGATCCTTGATGGACTGCTCAACTCATGTTGCTTCCCACAACTGTCCTACGTGTCCTCCGAATTGAAGGACATGATCAAGATAGATTTTATTAGCATACTGCCGCAAGAGTTGTCACTCAAGATATTGAGCTATTTGGATTGTCAGTCACTGTGCCAGGCGACGAAAGTGTGTAGGAGGTGGAAAGTGTTGGCCGATGACGATAGGGTATGGTACCACATGTGCCAACAGCATATAGATAGGAAATGTCCCAACTGCGGTTGGGGGTTGCCCCTCTTGCACATGAAGAATAGAGCGAAAGCGATAAAGGGgaaacaacagaaacaagtAGAGGAGGACTCGCAGGAGGCGGAGAAACAGATGAACCCATGGAAGATAATATATCGGGACAGATTTAAAGTGGAACTGAATTGGAGGAAGGGGAAATGCATGGTTAAGGAGTTCAAGGGGCACATGGACGGTATACTGTCCATGAAATTCAATTTTAGGTTCTTGTTCACTGGCTCATACGACGGCACGGTCGCAATATGGGATTTGTTTACTGGGAAATTAATCAGAAGACTGAATGGACACCAAGACGGTGTCAAAACTTTATTCTTTGATGGACAGAAACTGATTACTGGGTCACTAGATAAAACGATCCGAGTGTGGAATTATATGACAGGCGAGTGCATCTCAACCTACAGGGGACATACGAACTCGGTAATGTCTGTCGAttctttcaagaaaattatAGTGTCCGGAAGCGCGGACAAAACTGTCAAAGTATGGCACGTCGagtcaagaacttgttACACGTTGAGGGGTCATAGTGAGTGGGTGAATTGCGTTAAACTGCATCCGAAATCCTTCTGCTGCTTTAGTTGTAGCGACGACACGACAATACGAATGTGGGATATCAGGACAAACACTTGCCTGAAAGTGTTCACAGGTCACGTCGGACAAGTTCAAAAAGTGATTCCCTTGACGATCTTGGATATCGAGAATCTTGTCATGGACAGCAACTCAGCTGATGACGAAACGGTCACCGGCGTTGATGAGTCCGTGAATGAGGAGACACCGCCACTGGTGGTAGGCAGCCAACTGGACGGCACGATACCGTATCCGACACATTTGTTATCCTGTTCCTTGGATAACACGATCAAACTGTGGGAGGTGAAAAGCGGCAAGTGTATTCGTACTCAGTTTGGCCACGTAGAAGGTGTCTGGGACATCGCAGCGGATAATTTCCGTATCGTGTCAGGCTCGCATGACGGGAGTATCAAGATATGGGACCTCCAAAGTGGGAGATGCATGCACACATTCCATGGCAAGAATCTACAAAAGGAGGGGATGGTAGCGTCCAGCAGTGGAGACGTGGGCGGTGAGAACcccacaaccacaacgGCAGAGGGTACCACTCCAGCATCTCCTGCCACAGCCGCACAGACGACGACAACCACCAATGGTACGAGCAATACGGCCGCTGCCAAGATATCCCCCATTGCCTGCGTCGACATTGGTGATTCTGAATTTTTCAGTGGTGACGAGCTAGGGTACGTCAAGATGTACAAGTTTGACTACGATGATAACCCGCAGCTCGGTTAA
- the PIG2 gene encoding putative protein phosphatase regulator PIG2 (similar to Saccharomyces cerevisiae GIP2 (YER054C) and PIG2 (YIL045W); ancestral locus Anc_7.230), with product MYINTAKRNNSTTQNSPNLRLDSSRSTYTPNLSVSVPGVGNTRKKKSDVGSTFQGKEQQKLRGSVPQNKTNARKSVLGTPEVAVAPTRIFPDADGTSYFTPKPMSNAIGQSPVTSPKRTSKPKQPAAVKTGERVNTLEYLSRPKRINEFRSTADDDNLIRINTEHNRHIPMIRSKSLPFNSTKLKSNLKKAAAAAGEPRPELQRSKSVHFEETLPIKYFHLEESPLLVSRHNSSDELICKINFDRQIPLGRMQLLSVDSDDDDDGDASDDEPDGFYDLNFAILKNNGAPGHHSNMDLKLNIFVNSKLNKNIILQSMRLVKRKMFNNTNDYFIWGKVLVKNYFFEKLIYIRYTLNDWESYSEVRAKYLPTPPQVQVEQDRISDGDKYDTFEFSILNLKHLIANENEHRGAETATTNNQSEVGGTLKFCIRYETYNPRDPTERYEFWGNNSDKNYSFRVVLHDRDTVADREDTAASRDGAHSRTNLFNDKYYSVANELGSYNRKTNKLGGISGSPSGNRHHTRTGSSSHSLAVQNNQRSTASSKKKSIFEEFLRDAARDQDHNDSDDDYDGDDLSDFNFKKPINKDKYWFHNELVKTSTLSGGGDQEPRMTFRNFRNPFAG from the coding sequence ATGTACATAAACACggcaaagaggaacaacagTACGACACAGAACAGTCCCAATTTGCGTCTGGACTCTTCGAGAAGTACTTATACACCGAATCTGTCCGTGTCAGTGCCAGGAGTAGGCAACacaagaaagaagaagagcgaTGTTGGCAGCACGTTCCAAGGGAAGGAGCAACAGAAATTGAGGGGGTCCGTACCACAGAACAAGACCAATGCACGTAAGTCGGTGCTGGGGACCCCCGAGGTGGCGGTGGCTCCTACGCGGATATTCCCAGATGCGGATGGCACCTCTTATTTCACCCCGAAACCGATGAGCAATGCTATTGGACAGAGTCCCGTTACATCCCCGAAACGGACCAGTAAACCGAAGCAACCCGCTGCTGTGAAGACTGGCGAGAGGGTCAACACATTGGAGTATCTAAGTCGGCCGAAACGGATTAACGAGTTCCGGAGCACCGCTGACGACGACAACCTGATCCGTATAAACACGGAGCACAACAGACACATCCCTATGATTCGTTCCAAATCGTTGCCCTTCAACAGCACGAAACTGAAGAGCAATCTGAAGAAGgccgctgccgctgctggGGAACCGCGTCCCGAGTTGCAAAGGAGTAAAAGTGTACATTTTGAGGAGACGTTACCGATCAAGTATTTCCATTTGGAGGAGAGTCCACTTCTGGTGAGTCGGCACAACAGTAGTGATGAGTTGATATGCAAGATCAATTTTGACAGGCAGATCCCGCTGGGGAGGATGCAACTGTTGAGTGTGGAcagtgacgacgacgacgacgggGACGCTAGCGACGATGAGCCTGATGGGTTTTACGATTTGAATTTTgcgatcttgaagaacaatGGGGCGCCGGGCCACCACAGTAACATggatttgaagttgaataTATTTGTGAACTcgaaactgaacaagaataTAATCTTACAGAGCATGCGGCTagtgaagaggaagatgttcaacaacaccaacgACTACTTCATTTGGGGGAAAGTGCTTGTGAAGAACTATTTCTTTGAGAAGCTGATATACATCCggtacactttgaacgacTGGGAGTCGTACAGCGAGGTGCGAGCGAAGTACTTGCCGACACCACCCCAGGTACAAGTTGAGCAAGACCGGATCAGTGACGGTGACAAGTACGACACTTTTGAGTTCAGTATATTGAATCTGAAGCACTTGATAGCCAACGAGAACGAACACCGCGGGGCGGAGACCGCGACGACGAATAACCAGTCTGAAGTTGGGGGGACTCTCAAGTTCTGCATTCGGTACGAGACATACAACCCTCGTGACCCGACCGAGCGGTACGAGTTTTGGGGGAACAACAGCGACAAGAACTACTCGTTCCGTGTTGTACTGCACGACCGTGACACCGTTGCCGATAGAGAAGACACCGCAGCGTCCAGGGACGGCGCCCACTCGAGAACAAACCTGTTCAACGACAAGTACTACAGCGTAGCGAACGAGCTTGGCAGTTACAACCGCAAGACCAACAAGCTTGGAGGGATCAGTGGCAGCCCCAGCGGTAACCGGCACCACACTCGAACAGGCTCCTCGAGCCACAGTCTTGCCGTGCAGAACAATCAGCGATCTACGGCGTCGTCTAAGAAGAAATCGATCTTCGAGGAGTTTCTAAGGGACGCGGCGCGAGACCAAGACCATAACgacagcgacgacgacTACGACGGGGACGATCTCAGCGatttcaatttcaagaaaccCATAAACAAGGACAAGTACTGGTTCCACAACGAGCTTGTCAAGACGAGCACGCTCAGCGGCGGCGGGGACCAAGAGCCCCGAATGACTTTCCGCAACTTCCGAAACCCGTTTGCCGGGTGA
- the KNAG0D01710 gene encoding uncharacterized protein: MLNCVPTGPFPEHTHTHTPAFFSPTAALNLHNGLPSGQQHRVPGACSKNCRETAALHHCVTARARNTARSSRRPHSRMLAQHTRSTEIKGQTTAFFGVSRPYCPRSKGKVPRPDSAGARPEGCFFSLAALFSFREPASSCLTHAAPVFPGAAAPGNTGAAAPLHARCKSRWGVT, translated from the coding sequence ATGCTTAATTGTGTCCCCACCGGCCCCTTTCCAgagcacacacacacacacacacctGCGTTCTTTTCGCCCACCGCTGCTCTGAATCTCCACAACGGGCTCCCCTCAGGGCAGCAGCACAGGGTTCCCGGCGCGTGCTCCAAGAACTGCCGAGAAACCGCCGCACTGCACCATTGCGTAACAGCACGCGCGCGCAACACGGCACGCTCCTCTCGACGGCCGCATTCCCGCATGCTCGCACAGCACACGCGCAGCACGGAGATAAAAGGACAAACAACAGCGTTTTTCGGTGTTTCCCGCCCCTATTGCCCGCGCAGCAAGGGAAAAGTACCGCGTCCGGACAGCGCAGGCGCACGCCCGGAGGggtgttttttttctctcgCTGCGCTATTTTCGTTCAGGGAGCCAGCGTCCTCCTGCCTGACACACGCCGCCCCGGTATTCCCGGGTGCTGCAGCACCCGGGAATACCGGGGCGGCTGCTCCCCTTCACGCTCGGTGCAAGTCCCGCTGGGGGGTTACATGA
- the KNAG0D01720 gene encoding uncharacterized protein (similar to Saccharomyces cerevisiae YER053C-A; ancestral locus Anc_7.229) gives MLVTTDLKLYFTIFLFCSFIYYSAHRTTMTHYRSCIPFSA, from the coding sequence ATGCTCGTCACTACCGATTTGAAACTGTACTTCACAATATTCCTCTTCTGCTCGTTCATATACTACTCGGCACATAGAACAACGATGACACACTACAGGTCGTGCATCCCATTCAGTGCGTGA
- the AGE2 gene encoding GTPase-activating protein AGE2 (similar to Saccharomyces cerevisiae AGE2 (YIL044C); ancestral locus Anc_7.227), whose product MTSVPVKKALAALLRDPGNACCADCKSQSHPRWASWSLGVFVCIKCAGIHRSLGTHISKVKSVDLDTWREENLVELVRMGSNVAANRYYEAALDRGQTAEDRENFKRLLLDTNKLQNFIRNKYEFKKWVAGSAPPQATTEEPPAVDSPFSSNNTPPPPQLNTIPVTTSTAQPRIPTDARPDLKKSILSLYSKPTGSATSVNSAPSHTNTAVGGTQSMNGSTYFHPVYPSTASKRDENSTVSLDDNDLFKNVWS is encoded by the coding sequence ATGACGTCTGTACCGGTGAAGAAGGCGCTGGCGGCACTGTTGCGGGACCCGGGGAACGCCTGCTGTGCGGACTGTAAGTCTCAATCGCACCCGCGGTGGGCCTCCTGGTCTCTGGGCGTGTTCGTATGCATTAAATGTGCTGGGATCCACCGTTCCTTGGGGACACACATCTCCAAAGTGAAGTCTGTGGACCTGGACACGTGGCGGGAGGAGAACCTCGTGGAGCTTGTGCGTATGGGGTCGAATGTGGCCGCGAACAGGTACTACGAGGCTGCTCTGGACCGTGGCCAGACTGCAGAGGACAGGGAGAACTTCAAGCGGTTGCTTCTGGACACGAACAAGTTACAGAATTTCATTAGGAACAAGTACGAGTTTAAGAAGTGGGTTGCGGGTAGTGCTCCACCACAGGCCACCACCGAGGAGCCCCCCGCTGTTGATTCTCCCTTCTCGAGCAACAAcacaccaccaccgcctCAATTGAACACGATACCTGTTACCACCAGCACGGCACAACCACGCATACCGACGGATGCAAGACcagacttgaagaagtcgaTCCTCTCGCTGTACTCCAAGCCCACGGGCAGTGCCACGAGTGTGAACTCTGCCCCCTCGCACACAAACACAGCAGTCGGAGGCACCCAAAGCATGAACGGTTCCACGTATTTCCATCCTGTGTACCCATCTACAGCGAGCAAGAGGGACGAAAACTCTACTGTATCCCTGGACGACAACGATCTATTCAAGAACGTCTGGTCGTAG
- the CBR1 gene encoding cytochrome-b5 reductase (similar to Saccharomyces cerevisiae CBR1 (YIL043C); ancestral locus Anc_7.225): MVLGLPIGQHVSVRTETPDGKTVVRSYTPISLDEDARGYFELMVKSYASGTVSKRIGELKVGDSISVTGPLGPYDYKPNFKRHISMVAGGTGITPMFQLLKAISGNPKDKTRVSLIYGNASEEDILLKNEIDRIVSERPEQFSVYYLLDRVDRDDWEGGQGYVTGELMEKLFPRGSEPGTQLLLCGPPRMVSSAKRLAKELEYKRGGVPAKMTDQIFSF, encoded by the coding sequence ATGGTGCTCGGGTTGCCCATTGGACAGCACGTCTCTGTGCGCACCGAGACGCCAGATGGGAAGACCGTCGTGCGGTCGTACACGCCCATCTCGCTAGACGAAGACGCGCGCGGGTACTTCGAGTTGATGGTGAAGTCATACGCGAGTGGTACCGTGTCAAAGCGTATCGGTGAGTTGAAAGTCGGGGACAGTATCAGTGTGACGGGCCCACTTGGGCCGTACGACTACAAGCCGAATTTCAAGAGACACATCAGCATGGTTGCTGGTGGTACGGGCATCACGCCCATGTTCCAATTGCTGAAGGCTATCTCGGGGAACCCTAAGGACAAGACGCGCGTCTCGCTCATCTACGGGAACGCCTCCGAGGAGGACATCTTGCTCAAGAACGAGATCGACCGGATCGTCAGCGAGAGACCTGAACAGTTCAGTGTGTACTACCTGCTCGACAGAGTCGACCGCGACGACTGGGAGGGCGGCCAAGGGTACGTCACTGGGGAACTCATGGAGAAGCTGTTCCCCCGTGGGTCCGAGCCGGGAAcgcagttgttgctgtgtgGCCCACCCAGGATGGTCTCCTCCGCGAAGAGACTCGCCAAGGAACTCGAGTACAAGCGCGGCGGGGTCCCTGCAAAGATGACCGACCAGATCTTCTCTTTTTGA